Genomic DNA from Pirellulales bacterium:
CGCAGCGAGCATCTCTCCCGCACCCGCCTCGGTCAACTCCGCTGCAATCACGGCCGTCGGACACTGAGCCAATCGTTCCCGACATTCCCCCCAGGAACGAACCTCGATGATGCGGACCGGTACCGGACTGCCAGATGATCGCCGGCGCCATTTGACCGTCCCCTCTCCCTTTGGGAGAGGGTTAGGTTGAGGGGAAGTGGCGATCGACTCTGCCTCACCCTCACCGCGGCCCTCTCCCGGAGAGAGAGGGAGAAGAGGCCGCGATTCGCGGCCCAGCTCTTGACGCAATGCGGCGGCCCAGTGCCCGTCGCGCTCCAGCACAATTAATTGGCCGGCAGGCAAATTCAATCCTCCTCCTCAAGGCCCAATTGCACCATTCGGCGATAGAGCCGCGGGCGGGTGAGCCCGAGCAGGCGCGCCGCTTTGGTCTTATTTCCTTTGCAAAGCCGCAGCGCCCGCTGGATCAACTCCAACTCGATGCTCCCCAGGAATTCCTCGATTTTGATCGGCTGGGGATCGCGTCGTGGGCGGCGGTTCGCGGCTGCGGTCAGGAAAATCCGTTGCGGCAGGTCGCGCGGACCAACTAGATTCCCCTCGGCCCGCTCGTGCGCCTCGCGGACCATCGCCGCCAGCTCGTCGATGTTGCCGGGCCAAGGATAGGCGGCGAGCTGGTCGAGCGCCTCGGGTGAAAAGCCGTGCAATTGCCGATCGCCTTGAGCGTTCAACTCTTCGAGAAACATCTGCGCCAGCAGCGGCAAATCCTCGCGGCGCTCGGCCAGCGGCGGAAGCTGGATTTCGATCGTCGAAAGGGCGCAGGCCAGGTCGTGGCGGAATTCGCCGCGCGACGCATATTGCTCGAGCGGCGCCGCGGCCGTCGAGACGATTCGCAACTGAGAATCGCCGCCGATTTGCCCGGCCAACTTGGCCTGCGCCTCGGCCGGCAGCTCGGGCACGTCGGTGAGCAACAGCGTGGCGGCAGGACGATCGGCCGATAATTTCTGTCGGCCGAGCAACGCGGAAAGCGTCGAACGGAGCAATTCAGTTCCCAGCGTGGCGCAGGACAGTGGCACCAGATCGCCGATCTCGGCAGCCGACTGACCGTAATGGATGGCCTTGGCCACATGCTGACGACCGCTCCCCTGCTGCCCGATGACCACCGCTGCCGCACGACTGCGCCAAGCCAGCCGCACCTGCGATCGCACTCGCGCCATTGCAGGACTTTCGCCGACCAAACGATCCATTTGCCATGGAGCGCGCAACTGGTCGTGAAACTGCGCGAGCCGCTCGTGCAGGGCGTTGGACTCGGCGGCTAAATCGTCCGCATCGATCGAGGCCGCAGAGCCGGGCGGCATGTCGTTCAGCGCAGCGATCGCGAAGACACCGGCGCAGTTCTCGTTTTCATCGAACAACGGGATGAACTCGGCCTTTCGATGGATTAGCTGACCATTACCGCCGCCGCGTGAGACGGCGGCCCGCATTCTCGCGCCGGCGAGCGCTTCCGGCGGCGGGCAGAGTCCCGCGATCTTTGCATCCAACGGCGACCCGATCGGGCTGGAATGAAAGGCGCACGTCTGGCCGATCAGGTCCTCGATGGGCACGCCGAGCCAAGTGGCGCAGGCCGGGTTGGCATAGACGATCCGCCGTTCGTCGTCCAATACGTAGATCGGTATGGCGATCGAGGCCAGCAGCCGAGCGAGTTCGGCGGTTAACGTGCGCAGTTGAACCATGCGGCGGCAAGCAGGCTAAAATGCGAAATCGCGTCGTTGAACAAAGATCAATCAATCGGTCAACTTTCAGCCTACTTGTCGGCCATTGCGGAGGGTAGTGCCCGAAACGCCGGAATAAAATCGAAAGACCGAGCGAATTAGAGGACGGGAAACGAAATCCTCGTTCCACGCAACGCGTCTTGACCGCCACCCGAGTTACCGGGGCAGACTCGGGCTGGCGGTTTTCTCAAGCGGCAATGGCTCGCCGGACAGCGAGACGGGGATTCTCACGTCCTTGTCGGTGTCTCTCGGTTGAAACTGCTGAACCGTGCGGCCGGCCTGGTCTGCGGCGTTGAGCGCGGGGCCCCAATCGAGTCCGACCGCCAGCACCAAGAGCGCGCAGGCGACCATCGCCAACCACGCGCCCGGCCCGCCTTCCGCTTTGGCGGTCGTCACCGGCGAGCGGAAATACATCACGGCGACGATCCGCAGATAATAGGCCATCGCGATCGCCGCGTTCAACACGCCGATGATCGCCAGGGCGACGAACCACATCCCCAGCGAGCCACCAGTTCCCCCGACTTCGAGCGCTCCGGTGAAGAGCGTGAGCTTTCCCCAGAAGCCGGCCAGCGGCGGCACTCCCGCCAGACTAAACATCGAAATCGCCAGCGCCAGCGCGGCCAGCGGTCGAGTACGACCGAGGCCGGCCAATTCGTCGACGCCATCCACTTGCCGGTCCTGCGACCCAAGGTATTTCAACGACGCGAAGGCCCCGATCGTCGCCAGGCAGTAGACTGCCAGATAAAAGAGCGCGGTCCCGACGCCGTTGATTCCGACGCGGGCCGGTGACGTTCCCGCCGCCGTCGTCGCAAACCCGACCGCCACGCCGATCAGCATGTATCCGCCATGCGCGATCGACGAATACGCCAGCAGCCGGCGGATGTTGTCCTGCCAGAGGGCCAGCACGTTGCCAAGCGTCATCGTCAGCACGGCCATCACGAGCGCCACGCGCCAGCCGAGCCCCTGCAACTCGCCGCCCGGCATCGACACCATGACCACCCGCACCAGCACCAAGAGCCCCGCGATCTTGGGAAGCGTCGAGAGCAAGCCGGCGTTTGGATGGTTCGTTCCCTGATAGACGTCGGGGGCGTAGAAGTGAAACGGCACGGCCGTCATGCGGAAACCAAGGCCGGCGAACACCAACAGCATCGCCACGGGGGCGAGCTTTCCGTACATCGAGGCCGCGCCCTCCTGCAATTGCGACGCTTCGCTCAATCGCTCGAAAAGATGATCCAACCGCGTCGAGCCGGCTAGGCCATAGAGAAAGCTGAAGCCGTAGAGCAGCAAGGCCGACGAGAGGATGCTGAGGAAAAAGTATTTCGCCGTGGCCTCTTGCCCCGACGCATCGCGCCGGCCAAGGTACAGCACAACGTAGGTTGGGATTGAGATCAATTCCAAGCCGAGAAACAAGACAACCAGGTCGTAGCCCGCGGCCACCAGCATCAATCCGGCGACGATCAGCAGCAGCGAGCCGACGTATTCGGCCGCCGGGCGAACCGTCTTGGAATGCGACGAAAGCATGACGAACAACAGGCCGAAGAGTAGGATGGCCCAGCGGGCCGTATGGCCGAAAACATCGTGCGTGATCGGCCCGCTGATCCACGGAGCGATCCCGTGGAGCGGCAGAGCGCGGCCGTCCTGGTAGAAGACGACGGCCGCGGCAATGAGTATCGCGCCCCCGGCGACCATATTTGGACGAAAGTGCTTGGGAAAGAACGCCCCCATCAAATAAATGATCGTTGCCGCGGCGAGCAGCAGCGCTTCTGGAAGCAACAAATAAAGCGTTCCCAGATCGGTCATGGCTGCGGCGCTCCTGGACGAACGGGAACGTGCGCCGCTAGCCCCGACGAAGAGGTCGAGGGCCGGGTGCTCGCCGCGTACTGCCGTTCAAAGCGATCGCTGACGGTTGTCGTTACATTTTGCACCGCCGGAGCGACCGGCCCGAGGAACGTGCCCGGCGCTATGCCAATCCAGAACACAAATACGGCTAGCGGCGCAAGCGCCAGAACCTCGCGGAGGTTCATGTCGCGCACCGAGTGTTCTATGGCTGGAAGCGCATGAGTGTACTCCTCACGCTCCGCGTGAGCATTCTCCCTCGCGCGGAGCGTGAGGGGTTCACTGCCTGACTCCGGCTCGCGCAGTGATCCAAAAAACACACGCTGCACGAGCCAGAGCATGTACCACGCTCCGAGAACGACGCCCGATACGGCCAGCACCGCGATCACGAGCAGTTGCCAGCCCAATCCGGGCGGAGATTGCGACCAGCCGCGCTGAAACATACCCAACAGAATCGGGAACTCGCCAGAGAAGCCGTTCAGCCCTGGCAGCCCGATGCTCGAAAACGTGAACAGCAGCATGAAGAACGTCAGCCGCGGCATTCGACGGGCGATCCCACCCAGATCGGAAATCTGCCGCGTGTGATAGCGATCGTAGAGCATGCCGATCAGGGCGAACAGCGCCCCGGTCGAGATGCCATGATTGAGCATCTGCAACACGCCCCCTTGCACGCCGGGTGAGTTGAGCGCGAAGATGCCCAACATGCAAAAGCCCAGATGGCTGACGCTCGAGCAAGCCACCAGCCGCTTCATGTCGGTTTGCGCGAGCGCCAAGAGCGCCCCGTAAACGATCCCAATCACCGAGAGCCATAAGAGCCAGGGGATGCAGATTGCCGCGGCCTCGGGAAGCATCGGCAGGCTGAACCGCAGGAATCCGTAGCAGCCGATCTTGAGCAGGATGCCGGCCAGGAGCACGCTTCCCGCGGCCGGGGCCTGCGTGTGGGCCAGCGGCAGCCAGGTGTGCAGCGGAAACAACGGCACTTTGATCGCGAACCCGGCGAAGAGAGCGAGAAACACAATCAACTGCAGATACGCGTGTTCGGCATCGTTTGGCAGAGGATGGGCGGCGAGCGCGGCCGTCAGCTTCGGAATCGAAAACGTCAATGCGTGCTCAGGCGAGGTCGAGTATTGCCAGAGCACGATCGTCAGCAGGCCGAGAAACGTAAGCACACTCCCGGCAAACGTGAACAGGAAGAACTTCAAGGCCGCATGACGCCGCTCCTCGCTCCCCCAGATCCCGATCAGGAAGAACAGCGGAATCAAAGTGAACTCGAAGAAAACGTAAAACAGGATGATGTCGCGAGCGGCGAACACGCCGAGCATCCCCATCTCAAGCAGCAGGAGCATCGCGTAATACGCTGCCGGCCGCTCGCGGATCGAATCCCAACTGATCAGCACGGCGGTGAACGTGAGCAGTGCCCCCAGCCCGAACAGCCAGAGGCTCAGCCCGTCCAATCCGACGCTGAACTCGATGTTGATCGGCGAATGGTTGCCGAACCAGGGAAGTTCGCTACTGGCGAAGACGGGCGCCTGGCCGGCAACAATACCCGCGGCATGCGGATAACGAACCACTAGCACTACCGCCAGCGCTAGCGTAACCACGCTCGTGATCAGTGCGCTTTGCCGCACGATCGCCTGACCCCACGGCGCAAGCACGGCGACCAGCGCCACTCCGACCAGCGGAAAGAAGATCGTGGTTAGAAGGAGCGATTCGTTCATTTTGCGGGCCAGACGATTAGGGCGCCGATGAGGACCAGGAGGCCGAGAATCATTGCCAGCCCGTAAAACTGCACGACGCCGTTTTGCAGCGATCGTAGCGAGCGGCCAATCACGGGCGGGATCGCGCCGGCGAAATCCACCAAACCGTCGACCACCCAACGGTCAAACCAGTTGCTCGCGGCGGCCAGCGTCGCCAGCGGCCGAACGACGAGCCAATCGTAAATCGGGTCGAAGAAGAATTTGCCATACGACAGCCAATAGAGCGGGCGAATCGCTCCGGCCAGCCACGTCACCTGCCGGCGGTCGCCCAAGTAGAGGAACGCCGCGCCGCCGATGCCCACCAGCGCCAAGAGCGTGCTGGCCACCGCCACGAAGTCGTGAATCCGCTCGCGATTCTCCAAGGCTGCCTCGGTGGAATCCGGCCGCGGCACGAAGTACCAGGCCAGCGAGGGTGTCTCCGCGATCAGACTGCTGAACCAACCGAGCAGCAAGAAGCCGACCACGGTAGCGCAAACCGCGAGCACGACAAGCGGAATCGTCATCGCAGGCGGAGATTCATGGGCGTGATGCCTTGCCTCGTCAGGAATCTTCTCCGGTCCAAGGAAAGTGAGGAACAGCGCCCGGAATGTGTAAAAGGCCGTGAGGAGCGCCGTGAACATCGCGATCCAGAACAACGCCAAGTGGAATTGCGCCGCAGTGAGGCCAGCGATCCCGAGCACGCTTTGCGATCCGTGCTGCGACCGTTCGTAAAGCGTGGCCAGGATTCCATCTTTGCTCCAAAAGCCAGCAAACGGCCACACGCCGGCGAGTGCGAGCGAGCCGACCACAAACGTCCAGAAGGTAATCGGCATCAGCCGCCGCAGGCCGCCGAACCGCCGCATGTCGATCACGCCCCCCATCGCGTGCATCACGCTGCCTGCTCCGAGGAACAACAGGGCCTTGAAGAACGCGTGGGTGAACAGATGAAACATGCCGAATACGATTCCCGGCAGCACGCCGATGCCGAGGCCGAGAAACATGTAGCCGAGTTGGCTGATCGTCGAATAGGCGAGCACGCGCTTGAGATCGGTTTGCGTCACCGCGATCAGCCCAGCCAGGAGGGCCGTGAAGCAGCCGACGATCGCCACGACGTGCTGCGCCTGCGGCGCGGCGACGAACAGCGGCGTGCAGCGAGTGACCATGTAAACCCCCGCGGTGACCATCGTTGCCGCGTGAATGAGCGCACTCACGGGTGTCGGGCCTTCCATCGCGTCGGGGAGCCAGATGTGTAACGGGAATTGGGCGCTCTTGCCGCAAGCGCCGAGCAGCAGCAACAGGCAGATTGCCGCGCCAACCTTGCCGCCGACGTAGCCATCGCCGGCGCCGGCGGTAAGGCGAGTTTGCCCGAGGACGCCGATCGTCTCGACGGCGGCAGTTCCTTGGCTCGCCGCCGCCGTCCCCTGAGCGCTGGGCAGCAGAGTGTCGTGAAAATCGAGCGTGCCGTATGTCGTCCAGATCAAGAACAGCCCGAGCGCAAAGCCGAAGTCGCCGACGCGGTTGACCAAGAATGCTTTCTTGCCCGCCGCGACCGCCTCGGGCTTCTGATACCAAAAACCGACCAGCAAATAGCTGCACAGCCCGACCGCCTCCCAGAACACATAGAGCAAGGCAAAGTTGCTCACGGAGACGAGCATCGTCATCGAAAAGACGAACAGGCCGATGAAGCTGAAGAATCGCCAATAGCCCGGATCGCCGTGCATGTAGCCGATCGAATAGATGGCGACGAGCGTGGAGATGAACGTGACCATGGCGAGCATGATGGCGGTGAGCGGATCGGCCCGTAGCGTCACCTCGATTTTGAAATCGCGGCTCTTGCTGGGAGAAATGCCGGGAGCGACTATCGGCCTGGTCTCGATCGAATTGGCTTCGACACTCGCGGGATGCACCGAGCGGGAAGGATAGGCCTCGGCGATGTTGGCCCATTGCCAAAGCGTGAACGTTCGCTCGAAGCCGACCTCACTCTTGGCCGCGCTCTTCGACGCATCATCGACACCGGAACTGACTTCCCTTAAGAGCGCGAGGCTCAATAGGAACGAGATTGCCAGCGCGGCGACGACCGGCAGATGGCTGCGAGCCTTTAGCAGCCAGCCGAAGCAGCCGACAATCACCGCCGCCGCCAGCGGCAAGAGCGGAATCAGGATCAGGAGGCTTTGCATCATGTCGTTCATTTACTCAAACGTGCTCTCGATGCAGCTCTTCATCGGGCAAGGTCGGAGGCTCGACGCCGGCGGGCGTCAGATGCGGCCAGGCTTTCGGCGTTTCGCGGAACTCCGGCAGCTCCGCGTCGGTATAGGGAGGCAGATTGCTCTCTCGCAGATCGTGCCAGGCATCGATGTCCAGCTTGCCGTTGCGATGATAGAGCATCAGCACTAGCGCCAACGCGATGGCCGCCTCGCAGGCGGCGACCGTGAGGCTGAAGATCACTAGGATCTGGCCTCCCCAATCGTTGTGGAACCGTCCCCAGGCGATCAGGCTCACCGAGACGCCCTGCAGCATCATCTCGGCCGCCAGGAACATGACGATCATATTCCGCCGGCTCAAAAAGCCCACCAGCCCGATGCCGAATAGCAGCGCGCCGACCAAGAGCGAGTTGAACAACAGCGCGGATTCATCCATGCGTTGGCTCCTTGGCGCGGGCCGCGCTCGCCTGGGGCTCGCGGCTAAACGAACCGAGCCCGTCCTGCTTCATAGTTCGTACTTCGTACTTCGTACTTTCGCTCGCTCTCTGGTGCCCCACCATCGCCACGGCGCCGACGAGCGCGACGAGCAGCAGCGTGCCCGCCACTTCGACCGGGATCAGATAGCGGCTGAACAATTCCGCTCCGAGATGGGCGACGTGCTCGTCGGACAAGATGTTCTGGGGCAATTCGGCGGGCGATTTGACCGGCACTTTGTCGAGCGCCGAGCCGACAAATGCCATCGTCAGAACGCCGACGAGCACGGCGCCCGTGGCGGATGCCAAGAGCGGCTCCCAGGAGATGCGGTCGTAAAACGCCCGGCCGCTCGCTTGGGCCAGCATCAAGACGAACAGAAACGTCACCAAGATCGCCCCCGCATAGACGACGATCGTCGCCACCGCGAGGAACTGGGCCCCTTGAAACAGAAACAATCCGGCGGTGCCCAAGAGCGAGAGAGCGAACCAGACGGCGCAATACACGGGGCTGCGGAATGTCACAGCCGCGCCAGCCGAGACCAATGTCACTGCCGCCAGGGTCCAAAACAGAGCGTTACTGCTCCAACCCGGCAGCCGCCAGAGCAGCGAGCCAAACAATCCTAAGCTCACCAGACCGAGTAGTACCCCGAGCATCCGGCCGGGGGCCGTGCCGCGCGGCAGCATCAGCCAGACGCCGATTGCACCGGTCGCAGCCGCCGCGGCGATGATGGCTTGGTTGTGATCCATGAGAGACAGAGGTCAGAGGTCGGAGGCCAGAGGTCAGAGGTCAGACGTTAGCCGGTTCGCTTGTCTTCGACCCTGAGGCTCAGACCGAAGGGCGAACCGATGTGCCATGGCTTTGGAATTGGATATGTTGGAGTTCAGCTTTCAGGCTGCTGCCCGCAGGCTAAAGCCTGAACTCCAACGCTTGATCGGAAAGCTAATGTGATTTCATCTACAACGTCCCGCCAAGCTTGGCCGATTGCATCGGCTCGTGGTCTTTGGTTTGGTCGAACACGCTCAACAGTTTTTCCTTGTCGAAGATCATTTCCTCGCGGCTGCGGCCGGTCAGGTCCATGAAACTGGTCAGCTCGATCGCATCGACCGGACAGGCCTCTTCGCACATCCCGCAGTAGATGCAGCGCAGCTCGTCGATCGAGAAGCTCTCGGGGTATTTTTCTCGATCGGGCCAGGGGCTTTCCACGCCGACGATGTCGATGCAATGGGCCGGGCAGGCCGTGGCGCAGAGAAAGCAGGCCACGCACTTCACCCGCCCTTGCGAATCCTTGTTGAGCCGATGCACACCGCGATAGATTAGCGGGTTGCCAATCTTGGGGCGCTCCTCGGGAAAGCTCTGCGTCACCTTGGGGCTGAATAGGTGCTTGATCGTCGTGCCTAGCCCTCCGACGAACAAGGGCAGATACATCCGGCCGGAAAGGCCGAGCTGCGGGTCTTCGATCCAACGGATGCTCGTGTCGTCAGGTTTCATTTAGTCTCTCAACTCAAACTCGCTGTCCCAGGGGCTGATTTCGCTTCGCGGGCGGTTATCGGTCGCAAGCGGCGCCGTAAGTCCGGCTAGCGCCCAAGCCAGGACCATCACGATCCAACTGATCGCCGCCGGGACCCACATGCTGTCGGTGCCGATCGCTCGAGCCAGCGGCCCGCGGTACTCCAGAAGCACGGCAATCGTCACCAGGTTCACCAGTCCCAACGGCAGCATCACCTTCCAGGCCAGCGCCATCAACTGATCGAAGCGAAACCGCGGCCAGCTCCAGCGGACCACCATGAAAAACAGGATCACTCCGAGCACCTTTACCCCCAGCACGATGATCCGCAGGATGGCGATCGGCCATGTCACGTCGTTGGCCGAGCCGGTCAGGCCCCAAAAATGCCAGCCACCGAGGAAGAGGATCACGATCAGAAATGCCGCCGTAAGCATGT
This window encodes:
- a CDS encoding sigma 54-interacting transcriptional regulator; its protein translation is MVQLRTLTAELARLLASIAIPIYVLDDERRIVYANPACATWLGVPIEDLIGQTCAFHSSPIGSPLDAKIAGLCPPPEALAGARMRAAVSRGGGNGQLIHRKAEFIPLFDENENCAGVFAIAALNDMPPGSAASIDADDLAAESNALHERLAQFHDQLRAPWQMDRLVGESPAMARVRSQVRLAWRSRAAAVVIGQQGSGRQHVAKAIHYGQSAAEIGDLVPLSCATLGTELLRSTLSALLGRQKLSADRPAATLLLTDVPELPAEAQAKLAGQIGGDSQLRIVSTAAAPLEQYASRGEFRHDLACALSTIEIQLPPLAERREDLPLLAQMFLEELNAQGDRQLHGFSPEALDQLAAYPWPGNIDELAAMVREAHERAEGNLVGPRDLPQRIFLTAAANRRPRRDPQPIKIEEFLGSIELELIQRALRLCKGNKTKAARLLGLTRPRLYRRMVQLGLEEED
- a CDS encoding NADH-quinone oxidoreductase subunit N; the protein is MTDLGTLYLLLPEALLLAAATIIYLMGAFFPKHFRPNMVAGGAILIAAAVVFYQDGRALPLHGIAPWISGPITHDVFGHTARWAILLFGLLFVMLSSHSKTVRPAAEYVGSLLLIVAGLMLVAAGYDLVVLFLGLELISIPTYVVLYLGRRDASGQEATAKYFFLSILSSALLLYGFSFLYGLAGSTRLDHLFERLSEASQLQEGAASMYGKLAPVAMLLVFAGLGFRMTAVPFHFYAPDVYQGTNHPNAGLLSTLPKIAGLLVLVRVVMVSMPGGELQGLGWRVALVMAVLTMTLGNVLALWQDNIRRLLAYSSIAHGGYMLIGVAVGFATTAAGTSPARVGINGVGTALFYLAVYCLATIGAFASLKYLGSQDRQVDGVDELAGLGRTRPLAALALAISMFSLAGVPPLAGFWGKLTLFTGALEVGGTGGSLGMWFVALAIIGVLNAAIAMAYYLRIVAVMYFRSPVTTAKAEGGPGAWLAMVACALLVLAVGLDWGPALNAADQAGRTVQQFQPRDTDKDVRIPVSLSGEPLPLEKTASPSLPR
- a CDS encoding NADH-quinone oxidoreductase subunit M, which encodes MNESLLLTTIFFPLVGVALVAVLAPWGQAIVRQSALITSVVTLALAVVLVVRYPHAAGIVAGQAPVFASSELPWFGNHSPINIEFSVGLDGLSLWLFGLGALLTFTAVLISWDSIRERPAAYYAMLLLLEMGMLGVFAARDIILFYVFFEFTLIPLFFLIGIWGSEERRHAALKFFLFTFAGSVLTFLGLLTIVLWQYSTSPEHALTFSIPKLTAALAAHPLPNDAEHAYLQLIVFLALFAGFAIKVPLFPLHTWLPLAHTQAPAAGSVLLAGILLKIGCYGFLRFSLPMLPEAAAICIPWLLWLSVIGIVYGALLALAQTDMKRLVACSSVSHLGFCMLGIFALNSPGVQGGVLQMLNHGISTGALFALIGMLYDRYHTRQISDLGGIARRMPRLTFFMLLFTFSSIGLPGLNGFSGEFPILLGMFQRGWSQSPPGLGWQLLVIAVLAVSGVVLGAWYMLWLVQRVFFGSLREPESGSEPLTLRARENAHAEREEYTHALPAIEHSVRDMNLREVLALAPLAVFVFWIGIAPGTFLGPVAPAVQNVTTTVSDRFERQYAASTRPSTSSSGLAAHVPVRPGAPQP
- the nuoL gene encoding NADH-quinone oxidoreductase subunit L, whose amino-acid sequence is MNDMMQSLLILIPLLPLAAAVIVGCFGWLLKARSHLPVVAALAISFLLSLALLREVSSGVDDASKSAAKSEVGFERTFTLWQWANIAEAYPSRSVHPASVEANSIETRPIVAPGISPSKSRDFKIEVTLRADPLTAIMLAMVTFISTLVAIYSIGYMHGDPGYWRFFSFIGLFVFSMTMLVSVSNFALLYVFWEAVGLCSYLLVGFWYQKPEAVAAGKKAFLVNRVGDFGFALGLFLIWTTYGTLDFHDTLLPSAQGTAAASQGTAAVETIGVLGQTRLTAGAGDGYVGGKVGAAICLLLLLGACGKSAQFPLHIWLPDAMEGPTPVSALIHAATMVTAGVYMVTRCTPLFVAAPQAQHVVAIVGCFTALLAGLIAVTQTDLKRVLAYSTISQLGYMFLGLGIGVLPGIVFGMFHLFTHAFFKALLFLGAGSVMHAMGGVIDMRRFGGLRRLMPITFWTFVVGSLALAGVWPFAGFWSKDGILATLYERSQHGSQSVLGIAGLTAAQFHLALFWIAMFTALLTAFYTFRALFLTFLGPEKIPDEARHHAHESPPAMTIPLVVLAVCATVVGFLLLGWFSSLIAETPSLAWYFVPRPDSTEAALENRERIHDFVAVASTLLALVGIGGAAFLYLGDRRQVTWLAGAIRPLYWLSYGKFFFDPIYDWLVVRPLATLAAASNWFDRWVVDGLVDFAGAIPPVIGRSLRSLQNGVVQFYGLAMILGLLVLIGALIVWPAK
- the nuoK gene encoding NADH-quinone oxidoreductase subunit NuoK — translated: MDESALLFNSLLVGALLFGIGLVGFLSRRNMIVMFLAAEMMLQGVSVSLIAWGRFHNDWGGQILVIFSLTVAACEAAIALALVLMLYHRNGKLDIDAWHDLRESNLPPYTDAELPEFRETPKAWPHLTPAGVEPPTLPDEELHREHV
- a CDS encoding NADH-quinone oxidoreductase subunit J — encoded protein: MDHNQAIIAAAAATGAIGVWLMLPRGTAPGRMLGVLLGLVSLGLFGSLLWRLPGWSSNALFWTLAAVTLVSAGAAVTFRSPVYCAVWFALSLLGTAGLFLFQGAQFLAVATIVVYAGAILVTFLFVLMLAQASGRAFYDRISWEPLLASATGAVLVGVLTMAFVGSALDKVPVKSPAELPQNILSDEHVAHLGAELFSRYLIPVEVAGTLLLVALVGAVAMVGHQRASESTKYEVRTMKQDGLGSFSREPQASAARAKEPTHG
- a CDS encoding NADH-quinone oxidoreductase subunit I — encoded protein: MKPDDTSIRWIEDPQLGLSGRMYLPLFVGGLGTTIKHLFSPKVTQSFPEERPKIGNPLIYRGVHRLNKDSQGRVKCVACFLCATACPAHCIDIVGVESPWPDREKYPESFSIDELRCIYCGMCEEACPVDAIELTSFMDLTGRSREEMIFDKEKLLSVFDQTKDHEPMQSAKLGGTL